One Malania oleifera isolate guangnan ecotype guangnan chromosome 9, ASM2987363v1, whole genome shotgun sequence DNA segment encodes these proteins:
- the LOC131163924 gene encoding uncharacterized protein LOC131163924: MFRQSPSRNNRSRGFKVKHVLQICLLLAVCFWLIYQVKHSHDKKKEFDANDAEISVRAQNDNEVLKFGRKDLHPRVGETTIENEKRKEDEEETEAEEEDQEGEGKLEKKEDEGRGDGDDEIDENDQEKTEGESYREEDSIDDEKDREEEGDEKEGEEKEDQFEHESLSEEQDHDGGGRNTHEAREEHYRGDDASSAVAHDTQTISTETENMMFENQNENELNILEQNNKFNGNEVNTVQNISGPIVAESERAGNGTSLDRITFEEKGNQTSLSNTGDGSFLNSTFVTESNSPPQASYNLTDGKIETHDSSLVKQTDTLLDLTRSQNATVEGTSTGENSSLQIIVQEQANSSNAISINNQPDSNSTISSKTGNADVARSDTASEGDSSSSSATKENIDGTQTKMSDTSNMMSVRPDPAAEAEDRSGVLATKENADATQSEKLETLTTMDGKDEGSGFSSTNENTDAVQQDPIDSSDSSIPQYDKNAHTDSETLLKIRMGGSDSEDAAAE; this comes from the coding sequence ATGTTCAGGCAATCACCTAGTAGGAATAACAGATCCAGAGGCTTCAAGGTAAAGCATGTCCTGCAAATTTGTCTACTGCTGGCTGTTTGCTTCTGGTTAATCTACCAAGTGAAGCACTCCCATGACAAAAAGAAAGAATTTGATGCAAATGATGCAGAAATCTCTGTAAGAGCACAAAATGACAATGAAGTTCTGAAATTTGGGAGGAAAGACCTCCATCCCCGAGTGGGGGAAACTACTATTGAGAATGAGAAGCGtaaggaagatgaagaagaaactgaagctgaagaagaagatCAAGAAGGAGAAGGCAAGCTTGAAAAGAAAGAAGATGAAGGAAGAGGGGATGGAGATGATGAGATAGATGAAAACGATCAAGAGAAAACTGAAGGGGAAAGTTATCGTGAAGAAGACTCTATAGATGACGAAAAAGATAGAGAAGAGGAGGGTGATGAGAAGGAAGGTGAAGAGAAAGAAGATCAATTTGAGCATGAGAGTTTGTCAGAGGAGCAAGATCATGATGGTGGTGGCAGGAATACTCATGAGGCACGAGAGGAACATTACAGAGGGGATGATGCATCCAGTGCAGTTGCTCATGATACTCAAACCATTAGCACTGAAACTGAAAATATGATGTTTGAAAACCAGAATGAGAATGAGTTGAATATTTTAGAACAGAATAATAAATTCAATGGCAATGAAGTCAATACTGTTCAGAATATTTCAGGACCAATTGTGGCTGAAAGTGAAAGGGCTGGAAATGGCACTTCTTTAGACAGGATAACTTTTGAAGAGAAAGGTAACCAGACTAGCTTATCTAACACTGGGGATGGTTCCTTTCTGAATTCGACATTTGTAACAGAATCCAATAGTCCACCACAGGCAAGTTATAATTTAACAGATGGGAAAATAGAAACACATGATTCATCCCTGGTGAAACAAACAGATACCCTATTGGATTTGACTCGAAGTCAAAATGCAACGGTAGAAGGCACATCCACTGGAGAGAACTCAAGTTTGCAAATTATTGTGCAGGAACAGGCCAATAGCTCTAATGCAATTTCTATTAACAATCAACCTGATTCTAATTCAACAATATCTTCCAAGACTGGGAATGCAGATGTTGCAAGGTCAGATACAGCTAGTGAAGGTGATAGTTCCAGCTCTTCAGCGACGAAGGAGAATATTGATGGAACTCAAACCAAAATGTCAGACACCAGCAATATGATGAGCGTGAGACCAGATCCAGCTGCCGAAGCAGAAGACAGATCAGGGGTGTTGGCAACAAAGGAGAATGCTGATGCAACTCAAAGTGAGAAGTTGGAAACCCTTACCACAATGGATGGAAAAGATGAAGGTTCAGGCTTTTCTTCGACAAATGAGAACACAGATGCTGTTCAGCAGGATCCCATTGATTCGTCTGATTCTTCCATACCTCAATACGATAAAAATGCTCACACAGATTCTGAAACATTACTAAAGATTAGAATGGGAGGGAGCGACAGTGAAGATGCTGCAGCGGAATGA